A single window of Xylocopilactobacillus apicola DNA harbors:
- a CDS encoding MetQ/NlpA family ABC transporter substrate-binding protein: MKKYQKLLLLVLTFCAALFLVSCGSSKKSESSSEGTKTVKVGIIGSDERVWDAIKPELKKKGIEVKLVQFTTYDQPNQALVSGDIDLNSYQHIFYLNNWNKAHHADLVPIGNTIIAPLAVYSKKIKSIDNLKSGDTISIPNDATNQARALQLLESAKVITLKSGVEIPTPNDVVKNPKKVKITPLDASQTARSLDDVTVAIINNGVALDAKLNPHTAIYTEKITKKSKPWINVLVAQKKDKNNKTYQEVVKAYQTEKVAQKLKEVYQGSSVPAWNYKF; the protein is encoded by the coding sequence ATGAAAAAGTATCAAAAATTGTTATTGCTAGTTTTGACTTTCTGCGCTGCATTATTTTTAGTATCGTGTGGCAGCAGCAAGAAAAGCGAGTCATCGAGTGAGGGGACAAAAACAGTCAAGGTCGGGATTATTGGATCCGACGAACGGGTTTGGGATGCGATTAAGCCGGAGTTAAAGAAAAAGGGCATTGAGGTTAAATTGGTGCAATTTACGACTTACGATCAGCCAAACCAAGCTTTAGTCAGCGGCGATATTGATCTTAATTCTTATCAACATATTTTTTATTTAAATAATTGGAATAAAGCTCACCATGCTGATTTAGTACCAATTGGCAATACAATTATTGCTCCGCTGGCTGTTTATTCTAAGAAAATTAAAAGTATCGATAATTTAAAGAGCGGTGATACGATTTCAATTCCTAACGATGCTACGAATCAAGCACGGGCGCTGCAATTGCTGGAATCGGCAAAAGTTATCACTTTGAAATCAGGAGTTGAAATTCCAACGCCAAATGATGTCGTTAAGAATCCTAAAAAAGTTAAAATTACACCACTCGATGCTTCTCAAACCGCTCGTTCGCTTGATGACGTGACAGTGGCAATAATCAATAATGGCGTCGCACTTGATGCTAAATTGAATCCCCACACTGCTATTTACACTGAAAAAATTACAAAGAAATCTAAGCCTTGGATCAACGTTCTAGTTGCTCAAAAGAAAGACAAAAACAATAAAACGTATCAAGAAGTAGTTAAGGCGTATCAGACTGAAAAAGTTGCTCAAAAATTAAAAGAGGTCTACCAGGGTTCGTCGGTTCCCGCTTGGAATTATAAATTTTAA
- a CDS encoding methionine ABC transporter ATP-binding protein, whose translation MIQLKDITVDFSNKEKKVRAVDHVSLNVNRGDIFGIVGYSGAGKSTLVRVINLLQRPSAGEVLVNGQDLLSLKEQELRASRKKIGMIFQHFNLMNARTIFNNVAFALKGSDLTKQQKSERVKELLELVGLSDKANNYPSQLSGGQKQRVGIARALANHPDILISDEATSALDPKTTQSILELLNRLNKQLGLTIVLITHQMEAVKQISHQVAVMDQGRIIEEGSVYQIFSEPKTALTKSFINTTTRLDETLAAFDVRNLKAGEKMLQLSYLGESADEPLISSLYQKFQVSANILYGNIEMLQGQPLGNLVVILSGQSEQITQAIDYLKQSKVHVREIEGIDEK comes from the coding sequence ATTATTCAATTAAAAGACATCACTGTTGATTTTTCGAACAAGGAAAAGAAAGTACGGGCGGTTGATCACGTGAGCTTAAACGTTAATCGGGGCGATATTTTTGGAATCGTCGGCTACTCCGGTGCTGGTAAGAGCACTTTGGTACGAGTAATCAACCTGTTGCAGCGCCCAAGTGCGGGAGAAGTTCTGGTAAATGGTCAGGATCTCTTAAGTTTAAAAGAGCAGGAATTGCGCGCTAGCCGGAAAAAAATCGGGATGATTTTTCAACATTTCAATTTAATGAATGCCCGGACAATATTTAATAATGTTGCTTTTGCGCTAAAGGGCAGTGATTTGACCAAGCAGCAAAAATCAGAGCGAGTTAAGGAACTTCTGGAATTGGTTGGACTGAGCGATAAAGCTAATAATTACCCGAGTCAGTTATCTGGCGGCCAAAAGCAAAGGGTAGGAATTGCCCGAGCACTGGCAAATCATCCTGATATCTTGATTTCTGATGAGGCAACGAGTGCGCTGGATCCCAAGACTACTCAGTCGATTTTGGAATTATTGAATCGGTTGAACAAACAACTAGGATTAACGATCGTCTTAATTACGCACCAAATGGAAGCCGTTAAACAAATTAGCCATCAGGTGGCGGTGATGGATCAAGGTCGAATTATTGAAGAAGGTTCTGTTTATCAAATTTTCAGCGAGCCAAAAACTGCGCTCACTAAATCGTTTATTAACACTACAACTCGATTAGATGAGACTTTAGCAGCCTTCGATGTCAGAAATCTTAAGGCAGGGGAGAAGATGCTTCAACTCTCATATCTCGGAGAATCTGCAGATGAGCCATTGATCTCGTCTTTGTATCAGAAATTTCAAGTATCAGCCAATATTCTTTACGGCAACATCGAAATGCTTCAGGGGCAGCCGCTTGGCAATTTAGTGGTTATATTGTCAGGACAGTCAGAACAAATTACGCAAGCAATCGATTATTTAAAGCAATCAAAGGTGCACGTCAGAGAAATTGAAGGGATCGATGAAAAATGA
- a CDS encoding methionine ABC transporter permease, protein MSFIAKYLPNVVTNWSGDYGFVSAIWQTLYMTFASAFMAGILGLFFGVLLVVTDKNGINPHPVFYSILDKLVNVFRSIPFIIMLALLASFTRLIVHTTIGPTAALVPLVASATPFYARQVQNALVQVDPGVIEAAQAMGESNVSIVFNIYLVEGLPELVRASVLTIISLIGLTAMAGAVGAGGLGSLAVNIGFQRFENDVTIVATIFILILVFLIQFVGDRIVKHLTH, encoded by the coding sequence ATGAGTTTTATTGCAAAATATTTACCAAATGTAGTAACTAATTGGAGCGGCGATTATGGATTTGTCAGTGCGATCTGGCAGACTCTCTATATGACCTTTGCTAGCGCATTTATGGCGGGAATTCTAGGATTGTTTTTCGGAGTTTTATTGGTGGTGACCGATAAAAACGGAATCAATCCCCACCCGGTTTTCTACAGTATCTTAGATAAATTAGTTAACGTCTTTCGTTCCATTCCCTTCATTATAATGTTAGCGCTCCTCGCTTCGTTTACTCGTCTAATCGTGCATACAACAATTGGACCGACTGCCGCTCTAGTGCCTTTAGTTGCCTCCGCAACGCCGTTTTATGCTCGGCAGGTGCAAAATGCTTTGGTCCAGGTTGATCCCGGCGTGATCGAAGCAGCTCAAGCGATGGGAGAGTCTAATGTAAGTATCGTGTTTAATATTTATTTGGTTGAAGGGTTGCCAGAGTTGGTGCGTGCGAGTGTTTTGACAATCATTAGCTTGATCGGTTTAACCGCAATGGCTGGCGCAGTCGGAGCTGGAGGACTCGGGAGCTTAGCAGTTAATATTGGTTTTCAACGTTTTGAAAATGATGTTACGATTGTCGCAACGATTTTTATCTTAATATTAGTCTTTTTGATTCAATTTGTGGGGGATCGAATTGTTAAACATCTCACTCATTAA
- a CDS encoding class I SAM-dependent methyltransferase produces MDPNILKNIGQLDHDLNFTKLAEVTDFIKNFDQPKYQQIVDANHLNNLSLKERQLLVESIAVNVLVRNDHDFNHRLTPPAIGLIFSEIISLLADEQSVELVDFGGGTGSLTFSILANLQNDQINATLIDNNEEFFDFSNEYRPLFSFGNATEQVFDDVVSYNFSKKADFLVSDVPVGYYPQTQGLDDFQVKDNDNLTYVQNLFIERSIQILNDNGFAIMAVPQNIFTSEQSGVLLRMLRESAYIQGIISLPLNSFTDHKFVKNIIILQKHGDNAKQITPVLIYQLADIEDLKSYQKLFSTLKAWSREIKYI; encoded by the coding sequence ATGGATCCTAATATCCTGAAAAATATTGGTCAGCTTGACCACGATTTGAATTTTACGAAACTAGCTGAGGTTACAGATTTTATTAAAAATTTCGATCAGCCAAAATATCAACAAATAGTAGATGCAAATCATTTAAATAATTTAAGCTTGAAGGAACGGCAACTCTTAGTTGAGTCAATTGCGGTGAATGTTTTGGTGCGCAATGATCACGATTTTAATCATCGTTTGACACCACCTGCGATTGGCTTAATTTTTTCGGAAATTATTTCGCTCCTAGCTGATGAACAGTCGGTTGAATTAGTCGATTTCGGCGGGGGGACGGGGAGTCTCACTTTTTCGATTTTAGCAAACCTTCAAAATGATCAAATTAACGCTACTTTAATTGATAATAATGAAGAGTTCTTTGATTTTTCTAACGAATACCGTCCTCTTTTCTCGTTTGGTAACGCAACTGAACAGGTTTTTGACGATGTAGTCAGTTATAATTTTTCGAAGAAAGCTGATTTTTTGGTTAGTGATGTGCCGGTCGGGTATTATCCCCAAACCCAAGGGCTTGATGACTTCCAAGTTAAAGACAATGATAATTTGACTTACGTGCAGAATCTTTTTATTGAGAGAAGTATCCAAATTTTAAACGATAACGGTTTTGCTATTATGGCAGTTCCGCAAAATATTTTCACAAGTGAGCAAAGTGGTGTATTATTAAGAATGTTGAGAGAAAGCGCTTATATCCAAGGAATTATTAGTCTGCCGCTCAACAGTTTTACCGATCATAAATTTGTTAAGAACATTATTATTCTCCAGAAGCATGGCGATAATGCCAAACAGATAACTCCGGTTTTGATTTATCAACTTGCTGATATTGAGGATCTCAAAAGCTATCAGAAGTTATTCTCGACTTTGAAAGCCTGGAGCAGAGAGATTAAGTATATATAA
- a CDS encoding acetate/propionate family kinase: protein MVKIIAINCGSSTLKFKLFEMPEETVIASGMVDRLGLSGSTFELKSNDGKKIEFQKDVKDHNEAVTLLLKNLVDSKIIDSLDELGGVGHRVVAGGETYEKSTLVDQHVINNIKYLSIYAPLHNYSEARGMEAFVQANPKLPQVAVFDTALYSQMPEVNYLYSIPIEYYKNYGARKYGAHGTSHRYITGRAAEMLNQKLEDLNIISLHLGSGASITATEHGKVIDTSMGFTPMAGITMSTRSGDIDPSLVLFLMSQLKISDPNEMADILNQKSGLLGLSGISPDMRDLQKVEDTNQRARLALDIFVNRIVKYVGSYVAEMGSVDVITFSAGIGENDAEIRENIINQLSFINAKIDLEKNDVRGEEIDLTGEGSAVKVLLITTDEELMIARDAYEIGYLNKE from the coding sequence ATGGTCAAAATTATTGCGATTAATTGTGGTAGTTCCACGCTTAAATTTAAACTTTTTGAAATGCCAGAAGAAACAGTAATTGCTTCAGGCATGGTCGATCGCTTAGGATTAAGTGGTTCAACTTTTGAGTTGAAATCAAATGACGGCAAGAAAATAGAGTTTCAAAAAGATGTAAAAGATCATAACGAAGCGGTTACGCTGCTACTAAAAAATCTCGTTGATTCTAAGATAATTGATAGTCTTGATGAATTAGGGGGAGTAGGGCACCGAGTTGTTGCGGGGGGAGAGACCTACGAAAAATCGACTCTAGTTGATCAACACGTTATTAATAACATTAAATATTTGTCAATTTATGCGCCACTACATAATTATAGTGAAGCACGGGGAATGGAAGCTTTTGTGCAGGCTAATCCTAAGTTGCCGCAAGTTGCAGTTTTTGATACGGCTCTTTATTCGCAAATGCCAGAAGTTAATTATTTATATAGTATTCCAATCGAGTACTATAAGAATTACGGCGCGAGAAAATATGGAGCGCATGGTACAAGTCATCGCTACATTACTGGTAGAGCTGCTGAAATGCTGAATCAAAAATTGGAAGATCTTAATATCATTTCGTTGCATCTTGGCAGTGGAGCGTCAATTACTGCTACTGAGCACGGTAAAGTCATTGATACATCGATGGGATTTACTCCAATGGCAGGAATTACGATGTCAACCCGTTCGGGCGATATTGACCCTTCATTGGTCTTGTTTTTGATGAGCCAGTTAAAAATAAGCGACCCAAATGAAATGGCTGACATCCTTAATCAAAAATCAGGATTGTTGGGACTTTCGGGCATTTCTCCTGATATGAGGGATTTACAGAAAGTAGAAGATACCAACCAAAGAGCACGGCTAGCATTGGATATTTTCGTAAACCGAATTGTTAAATATGTTGGTTCCTACGTTGCTGAGATGGGTTCAGTTGATGTGATAACTTTCTCTGCTGGTATTGGTGAGAATGATGCTGAAATTCGCGAAAACATTATTAATCAACTTTCGTTTATAAATGCAAAAATTGATCTGGAAAAAAATGATGTTCGAGGCGAAGAAATAGATCTGACAGGTGAGGGATCAGCTGTTAAAGTTTTGCTGATTACCACCGATGAAGAGTTAATGATTGCAAGAGATGCATATGAGATCGGTTATCTTAATAAAGAATAG
- a CDS encoding D-serine ammonia-lyase has product MDIDSLIKASPIVADLMAAKEVFWLNPDYGDSANLPVSQADIFDAAARFDRFASYFVAEFPETAPSHGILESPLTPIPKMKITLTQLENYSLPGNVYLKEDNKLPISGSIKSRGGIYEVLKFAEKVAIEAGMLTYLDDYSILREDRFKELFSHYGISVGSTGNLALSIGIVATRLGFKVKVHMSSDAKTWKKDLLRAKGVKVIEYDGSFTAAITAGRKEAEKDPNMYFIDDEGSYDLFLGYSVAAIRLQKQLKDQNIKVDAHHPLFVYLPAGVGGSPSGVTFGLKEILGPNVHAIFAEPTHISSVLLGMATGLNDKISVYDIGLDGKTEADGLAVGRPSRIAGKLMKTLLLGIGTFDDERVLAYTAALWDSEKIKVEPSATAGFAALRQAQGYLSEHYPMESANHIIWSTGGMLVPDSEYQTIYQLGKKII; this is encoded by the coding sequence TTGGATATTGATAGTTTAATTAAGGCATCACCAATTGTAGCTGATTTAATGGCAGCAAAAGAAGTTTTTTGGCTTAATCCAGATTACGGAGATTCCGCTAATTTACCTGTTTCACAAGCCGATATCTTTGATGCTGCAGCACGATTTGATCGTTTTGCTTCTTATTTTGTTGCTGAATTTCCAGAAACGGCGCCAAGTCACGGGATTCTTGAATCTCCATTAACCCCGATTCCCAAGATGAAAATAACGCTTACACAGCTGGAAAATTATTCTTTACCCGGAAATGTTTACCTTAAAGAAGATAATAAGCTACCGATCTCTGGTTCTATTAAATCTCGTGGTGGAATTTACGAAGTTTTAAAGTTTGCAGAAAAAGTTGCGATTGAAGCTGGAATGCTGACTTATTTAGATGATTATTCTATTTTAAGAGAAGATAGATTTAAAGAATTATTTAGTCATTACGGTATTTCTGTTGGATCAACGGGAAATCTAGCGCTTAGTATCGGAATTGTAGCTACTCGTCTTGGTTTTAAAGTGAAAGTTCACATGTCCTCAGATGCTAAAACTTGGAAAAAAGATTTGCTTCGAGCAAAGGGAGTTAAAGTCATTGAATATGACGGTAGTTTTACTGCTGCAATAACTGCTGGGCGAAAAGAAGCTGAAAAAGATCCTAATATGTACTTTATTGATGATGAAGGTAGTTATGATTTGTTTTTGGGATATTCCGTTGCTGCAATAAGATTACAAAAACAATTAAAAGATCAAAATATTAAAGTAGACGCTCATCATCCGCTGTTCGTATATTTACCCGCGGGTGTTGGTGGTTCACCAAGTGGTGTTACTTTTGGTTTAAAAGAAATTTTAGGTCCGAATGTTCATGCGATTTTTGCAGAGCCAACTCATATTTCCTCAGTTCTTTTAGGAATGGCGACAGGGTTAAATGACAAAATCTCTGTTTATGATATTGGTCTTGATGGAAAAACAGAAGCAGATGGTTTAGCGGTTGGACGGCCATCACGAATTGCAGGCAAATTGATGAAAACTTTGCTTCTGGGAATTGGAACTTTTGACGATGAACGAGTCCTTGCATACACGGCGGCTTTATGGGATAGCGAAAAAATTAAAGTTGAACCATCTGCTACTGCAGGATTTGCGGCGCTTAGACAAGCACAAGGATATTTATCTGAGCATTATCCGATGGAAAGCGCCAATCACATCATTTGGTCAACTGGTGGCATGTTAGTACCAGATTCAGAATACCAAACTATTTATCAATTAGGAAAAAAGATAATTTGA
- a CDS encoding DNA-3-methyladenine glycosylase I: MSEIKRCFWANDPIEAKYHDEQWGRPEHDDQKIFEMLILEMFQAGLSWRTILVKRNNFRNAYDQFDYHKVANYNQNKIEELMSDPGIVRNRQKVNASINNAQEFLKVQAEFGSFDQYIWHFTNFKTIDHRIDSNNPAPAKDELSIEISNDLKKRGFKFVGPVTIYSLLQSIGIINDHELSCDFHFINF, encoded by the coding sequence ATGTCAGAAATTAAACGTTGCTTTTGGGCAAATGATCCCATTGAGGCTAAATATCACGATGAACAATGGGGTCGCCCGGAACATGATGATCAAAAGATTTTTGAAATGCTAATATTAGAAATGTTTCAAGCTGGTCTGAGCTGGCGGACAATTCTGGTTAAAAGAAATAATTTCCGTAACGCTTATGATCAATTTGACTACCATAAAGTAGCTAATTACAATCAAAACAAAATTGAAGAATTGATGAGTGATCCCGGAATTGTGCGCAATCGTCAAAAAGTAAACGCATCTATCAATAATGCGCAGGAGTTTTTAAAAGTCCAAGCAGAGTTTGGCAGTTTTGATCAATATATTTGGCATTTTACGAACTTCAAAACCATTGATCATCGAATTGACTCTAACAACCCTGCTCCTGCCAAGGATGAACTTAGTATTGAAATCTCAAATGATTTAAAGAAACGTGGTTTTAAATTCGTTGGTCCAGTTACTATTTATTCACTTTTGCAATCGATTGGCATTATTAACGATCATGAGCTTAGCTGTGATTTTCACTTTATTAATTTTTAG
- a CDS encoding acyltransferase family protein: MKEECTHNGADIGDYLKLCACTAVILQTILGLALSVHPSNGIQVGIGYLYNFVKFTAPAFIFGILYTTTRTTVHGSEHLSYKQYLKNSWHNLFVPTIWWTSVYLFFLPYVQQVNHYHDLPSFIWQFINGNGAPHLWYNTMMLQFIILMPIFWAIATWCRDNQTRGWIIIGLTVIITACWLWFYDTNVFHGTHEKDWYLFDRLFLSFFIYGVFGTLAWQYRKYFNQMIQKFWWIFLLVFVGSFWWINQELISFGTPVLLTNAPYYKPSMTIYDLAMIMLIAAIALYQINRQIKFTARVHQFAGFAYKAYLSNVLWAQLIWHTFGQSLMKANTIIGIIVIYILTWCLAFASAFGIHFVWQNIKKMLSK, encoded by the coding sequence ATGAAAGAAGAATGTACTCACAACGGAGCCGACATTGGTGACTATCTGAAACTGTGTGCCTGTACGGCTGTAATCTTACAAACGATTTTGGGCTTGGCTCTCAGTGTTCATCCAAGTAATGGGATTCAAGTAGGGATTGGCTATCTATATAATTTTGTCAAATTTACAGCTCCTGCGTTTATTTTTGGAATCCTTTACACGACTACTCGGACCACGGTTCACGGATCTGAACATTTATCATACAAACAATATCTAAAAAATTCTTGGCATAATTTATTTGTTCCAACCATTTGGTGGACAAGTGTTTATTTATTTTTCTTACCTTACGTGCAGCAGGTTAATCATTATCACGATTTACCAAGTTTTATTTGGCAGTTTATTAACGGTAATGGGGCACCTCATTTGTGGTATAACACGATGATGCTACAATTCATCATTCTAATGCCAATCTTTTGGGCGATTGCAACTTGGTGTCGTGATAATCAGACAAGAGGCTGGATTATCATCGGACTGACCGTAATCATTACTGCATGCTGGCTTTGGTTCTACGATACTAATGTGTTTCACGGAACTCACGAAAAAGATTGGTACTTATTCGATCGCTTGTTCTTGAGTTTCTTCATTTACGGAGTTTTTGGCACTTTAGCTTGGCAGTATCGCAAATACTTTAATCAAATGATCCAAAAATTCTGGTGGATTTTCTTATTAGTTTTTGTCGGTTCATTTTGGTGGATCAATCAGGAATTGATCAGCTTTGGGACCCCAGTTCTTTTAACTAATGCGCCATATTATAAGCCGTCGATGACTATATATGACTTGGCGATGATTATGTTGATCGCAGCTATTGCGCTTTACCAAATCAACCGTCAGATTAAATTCACAGCGCGAGTTCATCAATTTGCTGGATTTGCTTACAAAGCTTACTTGTCAAATGTTTTATGGGCTCAACTGATTTGGCATACCTTTGGTCAATCATTAATGAAGGCCAACACAATTATCGGAATTATTGTTATTTACATCTTAACCTGGTGTCTAGCATTTGCTTCCGCCTTTGGAATTCACTTTGTTTGGCAAAATATTAAAAAGATGCTTAGCAAGTAA
- a CDS encoding LysR family transcriptional regulator has translation MNINQLKGFVLVVQNGNLTQAAKKLFVSQPAMTKLIHQLEEELETELFTRQGRAMKLNAAGKLFYPYANSIIEQWQKGMDALKQQKDNNIEPIKIYVQVASSLIPEIIKSIRTIFPNVPIQLNQRITAIPNAQEFDFIISNRPESNDDRGLTVIPLAREEIYVGGSSGQIHNQNITLAEIAKLPIVMLGLHTPLRSELDLYFENHHCHLKYQFESDDPATIRELLLSNAGIGFIPAISWRKVGEKLHLARIVPDAPGRTIYLTYSTASHTKRNQIIAKTLEKVFSHEAAQALKI, from the coding sequence ATGAATATTAATCAATTGAAAGGTTTTGTCCTGGTAGTGCAAAATGGCAATTTAACTCAAGCCGCCAAAAAGCTGTTTGTCAGCCAACCTGCGATGACGAAATTGATTCATCAGCTAGAAGAAGAATTAGAAACTGAACTTTTTACCCGGCAGGGTAGGGCAATGAAATTAAATGCTGCTGGTAAATTATTTTATCCTTACGCAAACTCAATCATTGAGCAGTGGCAAAAGGGAATGGATGCACTTAAACAACAAAAAGACAACAACATCGAGCCAATCAAAATTTATGTCCAAGTGGCATCTAGTTTGATTCCAGAAATTATTAAGTCGATTAGAACAATTTTTCCTAATGTTCCGATCCAGTTAAATCAACGCATCACGGCAATTCCTAACGCCCAAGAATTCGACTTTATTATTTCCAATCGGCCTGAAAGTAACGACGATCGAGGACTGACAGTAATTCCTTTAGCGCGAGAAGAAATTTATGTCGGCGGCTCAAGCGGTCAAATTCATAATCAAAATATTACTTTAGCAGAAATTGCCAAGTTACCAATTGTTATGTTGGGACTCCACACACCATTACGTAGTGAACTAGATCTTTATTTTGAAAATCATCACTGCCATCTCAAATATCAATTTGAATCAGATGATCCCGCAACTATTAGAGAACTCCTTCTTAGTAACGCTGGGATTGGTTTTATTCCAGCAATCTCCTGGCGTAAAGTGGGGGAGAAACTTCATCTTGCAAGAATTGTGCCGGATGCGCCTGGTAGAACGATCTATTTAACTTATTCAACCGCTTCCCACACTAAAAGAAACCAAATTATCGCCAAAACGCTGGAAAAAGTTTTTAGCCACGAAGCAGCTCAAGCATTAAAAATTTAA
- a CDS encoding acyltransferase domain-containing protein, producing MNDDLWIFPGQGGQRAGMLEQVPADLKKYVSDLLDMELLDSDAGYQDSVQIQVSITLLQVFEIQQLFDLGLKPGLAAGHSLGVFPAAYALGCMSLEDVFKSVKYRAELMKESFPAGYGMGAINGLSLQDVDEIVQQVTTSDAPVFTSNQNSALQICVSGSLNAIDQVLKLAQDLGAAKAIRLRVPVPSHSPLMNDVAKKMKDYLNVVQIKAPQGVYLANDTGHSVRQSELIRQDLSDNIAYPVHFWEMMSVASNYQPKVLVDFQPGSPFKAVLGEYFSEQHQVNLNQMTIEDAAYLIKKWKRGS from the coding sequence GTGAACGATGATTTATGGATTTTTCCTGGCCAGGGAGGCCAACGAGCCGGGATGCTTGAGCAGGTTCCAGCTGATTTAAAAAAATACGTGAGTGATTTATTGGATATGGAACTACTTGATAGTGACGCTGGATATCAGGATTCAGTTCAAATCCAAGTTAGCATTACTTTATTGCAAGTATTTGAAATTCAGCAATTATTTGACTTAGGTCTAAAGCCGGGACTAGCGGCAGGACATTCATTGGGAGTGTTTCCAGCCGCTTATGCTTTGGGTTGTATGAGTCTAGAAGACGTGTTTAAAAGCGTTAAGTACCGGGCCGAATTGATGAAAGAATCATTTCCGGCCGGATACGGCATGGGAGCTATTAATGGGCTCTCATTGCAAGATGTTGATGAAATTGTCCAACAAGTCACTACATCTGATGCACCAGTTTTTACTTCTAATCAAAATTCGGCGCTTCAAATTTGTGTATCTGGCTCTTTAAATGCAATTGATCAAGTTCTTAAATTAGCTCAAGACCTCGGTGCTGCCAAGGCAATTCGCTTGCGGGTTCCTGTTCCATCACACTCCCCTTTGATGAATGATGTCGCCAAAAAAATGAAGGATTACTTAAATGTTGTTCAGATTAAAGCGCCTCAAGGAGTTTATCTAGCAAATGATACCGGACATTCAGTGCGGCAAAGTGAGTTAATTCGACAAGATTTGAGTGATAATATCGCTTACCCGGTTCATTTTTGGGAGATGATGTCAGTTGCTAGTAATTATCAGCCAAAGGTTTTAGTTGATTTTCAACCTGGATCGCCATTTAAGGCAGTTTTGGGCGAATACTTCTCTGAACAGCATCAAGTCAATTTGAATCAGATGACGATAGAAGATGCAGCTTATTTAATCAAAAAATGGAAAAGAGGTTCTTAA